The following are from one region of the Odontesthes bonariensis isolate fOdoBon6 chromosome 12, fOdoBon6.hap1, whole genome shotgun sequence genome:
- the LOC142396331 gene encoding polycystin-1-like protein 2, protein MLMYFFKMVPSMDPLPFKVFLGYMDYPTEENYVAMMQMPLQGSTQEERYTWLLDPKHLKGNTGLHYLVVRPIVGPGVKSINASLSVTPITSSCKFWNESQLDWSDSGCKVGVKTSHLVTQCLCNHLTFFGSSFFVTPNLVDPSRTAELFATFAENPVVVCFVGALFVTYLLVVVWARRKDIQDTTKVKVTVLEDNDPMDKYCYLLSVSTGHRIGASTSSKVVITILGAEGNSEPHHLTDQKKCVFERGAVDLFLLITPFSLGELQGIRLWHDNSGNHPTWFVGNIMVQDLQTEQKWHFLCNSWLAIDMGDCCLDKVFPLSTEMDLKRFSNLFFMKTTKDFSDGHLWYSVISRPPSSTFTCVQRVSCCFSLLLCTMLTSIMFYGIPADPSDQVMDLGHFEFTWQQFMIGVQSSLIMFPVNILIGSIFRNTNPRETSCCQRKTKKTNALQEESTSQTVTPKMAIKSDKNVDATVDTIFEAESSGCVRPASAVEGIQKNSNKTQYLYRQLCHIDKELSQLGPSSFPDPHSYSQTLQQVKGIKSFLEDQLLPSICIDLDEPISDNHRSSRADVTATDGGQKRRVCCRGGLPWWFIFVGWLLVLSTSLVSGYFTMLYGLKFGKERSISWLVSMIVSFFQSLLLIQPLKVVCLAVFFALVIKRVDEEDLKNVELLKHITAPSGDFKGQISRRDVRYYEPPPPADIKRMKRNKIMEQKAYALLREILAYMGFMWMLLLVAYGQRDPNAFFLNQHIRESFTKDVSDSMSLQDVFTWASTSLLTNLFGKYPGFITDGNSKLVGNARLRQLRAQKNSCQIADPMLTLVPDCHASYSWEVEDMGSYEPGWNHTVTDNISASTSSSWKYQTQAQLRARPVWGKMVLYRGGGFVVELGPDLPNASSTLEYLFRNKWLDMYTRAIFVEFTVYNANVNLFCIVTLLMETSAVGAFQFYSELQSIRLYQSTDGLYFFVMAAEIIYMLFVLYYMVLQGKSLKQQRWVYFKNKWNLLELSIILLSWSALAVFIVKTVLGNRDMTYYQKNKDQFASFHETATADLMLQYLIAFIVLFATVKLWHLLRLNPKMNMITAALQRAWSDIFGFLLIIVIVFVAYSIASNVIYGWKISSYKTFTDSLLTIISMQIGIFNYDEVLDNNPLLGGLLFGSCIVFITFVLLNLFISVILVALHTEQLHHKPSEEEEIVDIMLKNICNLFGIRYKDNKKSPGGRILVAAVP, encoded by the exons ATGTTGATGTACTTCTTCAAGATGGTGCCCTCAATGGATCCTTTGCCCTTCAAAGTGTTCCTTGGTTATATGGATTACCCCACTGAGGAAAATTATGTAGCAATGATGCAGATGCCTCTGCAGGGATCAACACAAG AGGAGAGATACACGTGGCTGCTTGACCCTAAACATTTAAAGGGAAACACTGGATTGCACTATCTTGTGGTGAGGCCTATTGTGGGTCCTGGTGTAAAATCCATCAATGCCAGTTTATCTGTTACCCCCATCACATCCTCATGTAAATTTTGGAATGAATCACAATTGGACTGGAGCGATTCTGGATGCAAA GTTGGTGTGAAGACCTCACATTTAGTCACACAGTGCCTCTGCAACCACCTGACCTTCTTTGGGAGCTCTTTCTTTGTCACTCCCAATCTTGTGGACCCATCACGCACTGCAGAACTATTTGCGACGTTTGCTGAGAATCCAGTGGTTGTGTGCTTTGTCGGGGCGCTCTTTGTTACTTATCTCTTGGTGGTTGTGTGGGCGCGACGAAAAGACATCCAAGACACAACCAAG GTGAAGGTGACAGTGTTGGAAGACAATGACCCAATGGACAAGTACTGCTATCTGTTGAGTGTCAGTACTGGGCATCGTATAGGAGCCTCCACTTCCTCTAAG GTTGTTATAACTATTCTGGGTGCAGAGGGAAACAGTGAACCCCACCACCTGACTGATCAAAAGAAATGTGTATTTGAGAGGGGAGCGGTGGATTTGTTCCTGCTAATTACACCATTCTCACTTGGAGAGCTGCAGGGCATCAGACTGTGGCACGACAACTCAGGGAATCATCCTACCTG GTTTGTTGGAAACATCATGGTGCAGGATTTACAGACAGAGCAGAAATGGCATTTTCTGTGCAATTCCTGGTTGGCAATAGACATGGGTGATTGCTGCCTCGATAAAGTCTTTCCTCTTTCAACAGAAATGGATTTGAAGAGGTTCAG TAATTTATTCTTCATGAAGACAACAAAGGATTTCAGTGATGGACACCTTTGGTACTCAGTGATCAGTCGACCACCAAGTAGCACCTTCACATGTGTACAAAGAGTGTCATGTTGTTTCTCTTTGCTGCTCTGTACCATGCTgaccagtatcatgttttatgGGATCCCGGCAGACCCCTCTGACCAGGTCATGGACTTGG GTCACTTTGAGTTTACCTGGCAGCAGTTCATGATTGGAGTACAGAGTTCACTAATTATGTTTCCAGTGAATATCCTCATTGGTAGTATCTTCAGAAACACAAATCCTCGGGAGACATCTTGTtgtcagagaaaaacaaagaaaacaaatgccCTCCAGGAGGAAAGCACTTCACAGACAGTTACCCCGAAGATGGCTATCAAATCTGACAAGAATGTTGATGCAACGGTAGACACAATCTTTGAGGCAG AGAGCAGCGGTTGTGTGCGTCCTGCATCAGCAGTGGAGGGGATTCAAAAGAACAGCAACAAGACCCAGTACCTGTACCGGCAACTGTGTCACATTGATAAGGAGCTGAGTCAGCTGGGGCCCTCCAGCTTCCCTGATCCTCACAGTTACAGCCAGACCCTTCAGCAAGTCAAGGGCATAAAGAGCTTCCTTGAGGATCAGCTATTACCATCCATCTGCATCGACCTAGATGAACCTATATCTGACAA TCACAGGTCCAGTCGGGCAGATGTCACTGCTACTGATGGCGGTCAGAAAAGAAGGGTGTGCTGTCGTGGGGGGCTACCTTGGTGGTTTATCTTTGTTGGCTGGCTTCTGGTGCTTTCAACTAGTCTTGTATCAGGATATTTCACAATGCTGTATGGGTTGAAGTTTGGGAAGGAACGCTCTATAAGCTGGTTGGTATCCATGATTGTCTCCTTCTTCCAGAGTCTTCTTCTCATTCAGCCACTGAAG GTGGTTTGTCTTGCAGTCTTCTTTGCACTGGTAATAAAAAGAGTTGATGAGGAAGATTTAAAAAACGTGG AACTATTAAAACATATAACGGCACCCTCAGGTGATTTTAAAGGTCAAATAAGCAGACGAGATGTCCGTTATTATGAGCCACCTCCTCCTGCAGACATTAAGAGAATGAAAAGGAACAAGATTATGGAGCAGAAAGCCTATGCTCTCCTCAGGGAGATTTTAG CCTACATGGGGTTCATGTGGATGTTGCTGCTGGTGGCATATGGCCAGAGAGACCCCAATGCCTTTTTCTTGAACCAACACATTAGGGAAAGCTTCACTAAAGATGTCTCAGACAGCATGAGCCTTCAAGATGTGTTCACTTGGGCCAGCACCTCTCTACTGACAAACCTCTTTGGAAAATATCCAG GATTTATTACTGATGGAAACTCGAAGCTGGTGGGTAACGCCCGTCTTCGTCAGTTGAGAGCACAGAAGAACTCGTGTCAGATTGCAGACCCCATGCTCACATTAGTGCCAGACTGTCATGCTTCGTATTCATGGGAGGTGGAAGACATGGGCTCCTATGAACCTGGCTGGAACCACACTGTAACAGATAATATTTCTGCAAGCACTTCCAGTTCCTGGAAGTACCAGACACAGGCTCAGCTCAGGGCTCGCCCTGTCTGGGGCAAAATGGTGCTCTACAGGGGAGGGGGCTTTGTAGTGGAGCTTGGCCCAGATTTACCAAATGCAAGCAG CACACTGGAGTATCTTTTCAGAAATAAGTGGCTGGATATGTACACAAGGGCCATCTTTGTCGAGTTTACGGTTTATAATGCAAACGTGAACCTCTTCTGTATTGTCACTCTTTTGATGGAGACCTCAGCAGTAG GAGCATTTCAGTTCTACAGTGAGCTCCAGAGTATTCGCCTTTACCAGTCAACAGATGGTCTTTACTTCTTTGTCATGGCTGCTGAGATCATTTATATGCTTTTCGTCCTCTATTACATGGTCCTGCAG GGCAAATCCCTGAAGCAGCAGCGCTGGGTTTACTTTAAAAACAAGTGGAACCTTCTGGAGCTGAGTATCATCCTACTGAGCTGGAGCGCCTTGGCTGTCTTTATTGTTAAGACCGTGCTTGGAAATCGTGATATGACCTActaccaaaaaaacaaagacca ATTTGCCAGTTTTCATGAGACAGCCACAGCTGACCTAATGCTCCAGTATCTCATCGCCTTCATCGTCCTGTTTGCCACTGTCAAACTGTGGCACCTGCTCAGACTGAACCCAAAGATGAACATGATCACAGCTGCACTGCAGCGAGCCTGGAGCGACATATTCGGTTTTCTTCTGATCATTGTCATCGTGTTCGTGGCGTACTCCATTGCA